GGCGCGCCCACCGTGCTCTCGGAGAACTGGGACAACCCCCAGGTGGGGGACGCGGTGGTGCTCGCGGTGGTGGGCAGCGGCCTCACCTGGGCGGGCGCCCTGCTGGAGCGTTGCCGCGCGGAGTAGTTCCACGCGCGGCACCGCGTCCGCTCACGCCTTCGGGCCGAGGTCGAGGCCCAGCGCCTCACTCGCGAAGCGGGCCATGCGCTCGAGGAGCTGCCGGTTCTCATCGAGCGCATTCCGGCCGGCCAGATTCGTCGTCGACTCGAGCCGCTCGTTGCAGCGCAGATCCAGGCAGAGATTCACGCCCACCCGGCGCTTCGCGTCGACATCCGTGGTGAGCAGCCCGATCTGGTCCGCCGAGCCGGAGGAGCGGCACCAGTCACACACCCGGAGCCCCAGGGTCTTGTCCCCCTGCTGATCTCGGCGGAAGGCGATGCCCGTGGGCCGCTTGCCTCCCGGTGGGGCGAACACGAGGAAGACGCGAACCCCGTGGGGATCCACCCACGCGAGGTAGTCGCGGACGAAGAGGGGGAACTGGGTGCCCTTGGGCGGTTCGACGAACTTGCGATCCCTCGAGCGGAAGGCGCTCAGGAACTCTTTCTCTGTATCGATGAGGAACATGACTGGCTCCGCAGGTTAGCACCTCGCGCACGACGACCGTGGGCCGCCGGGACTGACGAACACGTTGGCCCGAGAGCGGCGGTGAGGCCAGCCCGGTCGGGATGTGTCCGGCCGCTGCCAGCCCTTCACCCTTCGAGCCGAGAACAGAAAACTTCGGCGCGGCCGCTCGACCGGATACGGTCGCACAACGACCGCCACCATGGCTGCGCGCGGTCGTTCTGGAGGCCGTATGCGGCGTCGGGATGTCCTGGCTGGAGCGGCGCTCCTCGTGACGGGGCTTGCGCCATCGCGCCTTCACGCGCGTGAGGCTTCGGAGCGGTTGTCGCCGCTCCTCGCACGCTGGGGCCAGGACGAGCATCCCGACCTGCACGGTGTCGTCGTTCGCGTCAACGGGACCGTGGTGGCCGAACGGCACTATCACGGCGCGGACCCACAGGCGCTGCACGATATCCGGTCGGCCGGGAAGAGCATCACCTCGCTCCTGGTGGGTGCCGCGCTCGAGCGTGGACTCCTGGGCGCACTGGATGCGCCCATCGAACGCGGCTGGCCGGAGGCGCGTGGCAGCGCTGTCGGTCGGGCCTCGCTCGTGGACCTGCTGACCATGCGCTCCGGTCTGGCCGCGAACGACGAGGAGCCTGACTCGCCCGGCAATGAGGATCGGATGGATGCGGCGAGTGATCCGGTCGCCTTCCTGCTCGGCGTTCCCTCCGTCGACAAACCCGGCACACGCTACGTCTACAACTCGCTGACGTCCTATGCGGTCGGACTGTTGCTGGAACGCGCGACGGGGAAAAGCCTGCTGGCCTTCGCGCGCGAAGCGCTGTTCGAACCGCTGGGAATCCAACGCGTCGACTGGGCCAGCGACGTGGCCGGTCATACCAAGGGCCAGGGCAACCTGTCCTTGACCACCAGCGACTTTGCCCGGATCGGACAGATGCTCCTCGATGGTGGCCGATGGCGGAAGCGGCGGATCCTTCCCTCCAACTGGCTCGAGACCAGCATGCGGCCGCACGTCCCGATCAGCGCGGTCGATCCCTATGCCGACTCCTACGGCTATTTCTGGTACACGAAAACGCACCGGCTGAAGGGCGGGGCGGTGACGGTGCGGTTCGCGTCGGGCAATGGCGGCAACAAGCTCTATCTCGTCCCATCCCGGCGCATGGTCGTGGCGATCACCTCACGCGCCTACGGGCGCGGCTACGGACAACGCCGCTCCGAGGAGATCCTGACGGCACTCCTGTCCGCCTGAGCCCGGGGCCGCAAGCGCCGTTGGACCTCCTCCACACGGGCGGAGGACTCAGAGCCGCTTCAAGAACTCCAGCAGGTCCTGCTTCTGTTTGGGACTGAGTGCCTCGGGCAGACCTCCGGGCGTCTCGGGGGGGTGGACGGGCGGCAGGTTCATCCCCTCGGTGAAGGGCAGGATGAGCTGGCTGTAGCCGTCGACGACGTCGCGCAGGGTCTCGTGGCTGTTGTCGTGGAAATACGGAGCCGTCCCCGCGATGCCTCGAAGCGGCGGCACGTCGAAGGCCTCGAAATCCAAGGGATCGCCCGTGATGAGCGCGCGGCCGGGATCCGTGGTGAACCACTGAGGCAGGCCGTTGGGACCGACGATGGGCAGTCCGTTCTCGTCGAGCGCCGGAGTCGGATCGAAGGGCTCACCACTGGCCGTGACCGGGATGGGCGGAAGTTCGGTGACGGCGTGCTGGCGCGTGCCGTCCGTATAGAAGCGGAAGCGGTAGCGCGGCAGCTCCACGGAGGAGGTGTACAACGGGAGCTGTCCGATCTGCCCGAGATAGGAAAGCGACCCGAACCCGATGTTCACGAACTCGTTGCCCGGGCGAGGTACCCGCACGCGAACGGGCCCCTGACCTGGCACCTGGGTGAAGAGGATGTTGCCGTCTGGCTTGAGCGCGGCGGAGAGTGCCGCGTGGACGGCTCGGTTCGTGATCTGGTTCGTGGTGGGGCCGCCATGACATGCGGCGCAGGCCAGCTCGAAGACCTCGCGGCCACGCTGCTCCTGGGCGGTGAGCAGCATGAAGTCCTCGGGAGAGGGAATCTGGTCGCGGGGGACGCCGGCCTTGAGCAGCTCCGAGACGAACCGGGCCCGGGGGGACGAGAACACACTCCGCTCGAAGTCGGCGATCTGCTTCAGCGGCGCGAGCCCCACCTCGTGTCCCTCGCTGTGACTGAGGATCGCGGCCTGTGCCTGCTCCTCCAGCGTGGCCGCCCGGCCATCGAGCTGATACGGCCCGGAGATGGCCAGGTCCTCGATGGTTGGCACTCCACGCCAGACGGAGATCTTCCGGTCGGCGGGGGTGATGACGTTGCCCGCGTCGTCGATGACATCCATATTGCTGGGGAGCGGCAGGACCACACGGACGAGCCCCTTCTTGAGATGCTCATACGTGGGCCGTGCCGCGTCGGGGTCATCCGCGTCGATGCGATGGAAGAGCGGATCCCCCGGGTCGGCGGCCAGTCTCGCCTCGACGCTCGCGGGCCTCAGCGTCGTGTGTTCGCTCAGGGTATGGCACGTGGCGCAGGAGCGCCCGTTGCTCTGGGGAAACGCCTCGCTGAAGAGACGCTTGCCGGCGGCGACATGACCCAGGGGGGCCTGGGCTTCGGTCATGGCCTGGGCGTTGGTGGCCCGCGCGCCATCCACGTCTGGAGCTGGGTTCGAGCAACTCGCGAGTCCGCCCCATGCCAGCGCACTGGCCAGACTCGCGAGGAATCGATTGGAAACCATGTGTGCGTCTCCCGGTGAGGAATTCACCAGGAAACACCGGGGAGCCGCGGAGGTGTCACCGGGGGCTCGAGATTTCCCCGTCACGCGTCACGGAGGAGTGGCGGAGGCCGACGCCCACTGCCAGGCGGAGCCGCGGTGCAGGGCCGCGTAGATGCGGTCCCTCAATTCGTTGCACTCGGCGTGGGTGAGTGAGCGATCGAGCGCGCGCAGCACCACGCGCAGCAGCACGTTCTTCTGC
This portion of the Cystobacter ferrugineus genome encodes:
- a CDS encoding cytochrome c peroxidase encodes the protein MVSNRFLASLASALAWGGLASCSNPAPDVDGARATNAQAMTEAQAPLGHVAAGKRLFSEAFPQSNGRSCATCHTLSEHTTLRPASVEARLAADPGDPLFHRIDADDPDAARPTYEHLKKGLVRVVLPLPSNMDVIDDAGNVITPADRKISVWRGVPTIEDLAISGPYQLDGRAATLEEQAQAAILSHSEGHEVGLAPLKQIADFERSVFSSPRARFVSELLKAGVPRDQIPSPEDFMLLTAQEQRGREVFELACAACHGGPTTNQITNRAVHAALSAALKPDGNILFTQVPGQGPVRVRVPRPGNEFVNIGFGSLSYLGQIGQLPLYTSSVELPRYRFRFYTDGTRQHAVTELPPIPVTASGEPFDPTPALDENGLPIVGPNGLPQWFTTDPGRALITGDPLDFEAFDVPPLRGIAGTAPYFHDNSHETLRDVVDGYSQLILPFTEGMNLPPVHPPETPGGLPEALSPKQKQDLLEFLKRL
- a CDS encoding FBP domain-containing protein — its product is MFLIDTEKEFLSAFRSRDRKFVEPPKGTQFPLFVRDYLAWVDPHGVRVFLVFAPPGGKRPTGIAFRRDQQGDKTLGLRVCDWCRSSGSADQIGLLTTDVDAKRRVGVNLCLDLRCNERLESTTNLAGRNALDENRQLLERMARFASEALGLDLGPKA
- a CDS encoding serine hydrolase domain-containing protein; amino-acid sequence: MRRRDVLAGAALLVTGLAPSRLHAREASERLSPLLARWGQDEHPDLHGVVVRVNGTVVAERHYHGADPQALHDIRSAGKSITSLLVGAALERGLLGALDAPIERGWPEARGSAVGRASLVDLLTMRSGLAANDEEPDSPGNEDRMDAASDPVAFLLGVPSVDKPGTRYVYNSLTSYAVGLLLERATGKSLLAFAREALFEPLGIQRVDWASDVAGHTKGQGNLSLTTSDFARIGQMLLDGGRWRKRRILPSNWLETSMRPHVPISAVDPYADSYGYFWYTKTHRLKGGAVTVRFASGNGGNKLYLVPSRRMVVAITSRAYGRGYGQRRSEEILTALLSA